One part of the Mycobacteriales bacterium genome encodes these proteins:
- a CDS encoding 4-(cytidine 5'-diphospho)-2-C-methyl-D-erythritol kinase, with protein MTRLVGVPEPVTVRVPAKVNLHLAVGEPRPDGYHDLVTVFHAISLYDEVTATPAHDLTLTVHGEGAAELPDDADNLAWRAAALLARRTGVDPAVRLELSKGIPVAGGLAGGSADAAATLVACDALWGTGLARAELLELAAELGSDVAFALTGGTALGTGRGDQLTPVLAAGRWHWVLGIADGGLSTPAVYAELDRLREKRNAERIGAPDGLINALRTRDPARLGQLLANDMAAAARSLRPSLARTLRAGDELGALGGVVCGSGPTCAFLVRSADAAIRLAAALSGTGVCRTVRTAHGPVSGARLVGEGG; from the coding sequence GTGACGCGTCTGGTCGGTGTGCCCGAGCCGGTCACCGTCCGGGTCCCCGCCAAGGTCAATCTCCACCTCGCCGTGGGCGAGCCGCGGCCCGACGGCTACCACGACCTGGTCACCGTCTTCCACGCCATCTCGCTCTACGACGAGGTGACCGCGACCCCGGCCCACGACCTCACCCTGACCGTGCACGGCGAGGGCGCCGCCGAGCTGCCCGACGACGCGGACAACCTCGCGTGGAGGGCGGCCGCGCTGCTGGCCCGGCGTACCGGCGTCGATCCGGCCGTGCGTCTCGAGCTGTCGAAGGGGATCCCGGTCGCCGGCGGGCTGGCCGGGGGGAGCGCCGACGCGGCGGCGACCCTCGTCGCCTGCGACGCGCTCTGGGGGACCGGGCTGGCCCGCGCGGAGCTGCTCGAGCTCGCCGCGGAGCTGGGCAGCGATGTCGCGTTCGCCCTGACCGGCGGGACCGCCCTGGGCACCGGCCGGGGTGACCAGCTGACCCCGGTATTGGCCGCCGGTCGCTGGCACTGGGTGCTCGGGATCGCCGACGGCGGCCTGTCCACCCCCGCGGTCTACGCCGAGCTCGATCGGCTCCGCGAGAAGCGGAACGCCGAACGGATCGGCGCACCGGACGGACTCATCAACGCGCTGCGCACCCGCGACCCGGCCCGCCTCGGGCAGCTGCTGGCCAACGACATGGCGGCCGCGGCCCGCTCGCTGCGGCCTTCGCTGGCTCGTACGCTGCGGGCCGGCGATGAGCTCGGCGCGCTCGGCGGGGTCGTCTGTGGGTCCGGGCCGACCTGCGCCTTCCTGGTGCGGTCGGCGGATGCGGCGATCCGGCTGGCCGCGGCCCTGTCCGGGACCGGGGTGTGCCGCACCGTGCGGACCGCGCACGGCCCGGTCTCCGGTGCCCGGCTGGTCGGCGAGGGCGGCTAG
- the rsmA gene encoding 16S rRNA (adenine(1518)-N(6)/adenine(1519)-N(6))-dimethyltransferase RsmA: protein MDDGLLGPTDVRRLAAGLGRSPTKVLGQNFVHDANTVRRIVRTAALRPDDVVLEIGPGLGSLTLGLLPAAAAVIGVEIDPVLAGALQSTVDERLPAYGDRLTVITADALTLQSVPDEPTALVANLPYNVAVPVLLHLLELMPSLRRGLVMVQAEVAARLAASPGSRTYGVPSAKTAWYAEVARAGAVPRTVFWPAPNVDSGLVSFLRRDPPADADRVATFAVIDAAFAQRRKTLRSALAGWAGSPARAEAALHSAGIDPGLRGEALDIAAFARIAAVGPPPSGS from the coding sequence GTGGATGACGGGTTGCTGGGGCCGACGGACGTCCGGCGCCTGGCCGCGGGCCTCGGCCGCTCGCCGACCAAGGTGCTGGGCCAGAACTTCGTGCACGACGCCAACACCGTGCGCCGGATCGTGCGCACCGCCGCACTGCGCCCCGACGACGTCGTCCTCGAGATCGGTCCGGGTCTCGGATCGCTCACGCTGGGGCTGCTGCCCGCCGCCGCAGCGGTGATCGGTGTGGAGATCGACCCGGTCCTCGCCGGCGCGCTGCAGTCCACTGTGGACGAACGGCTTCCGGCGTACGGCGACCGGCTCACCGTGATCACCGCCGATGCGTTGACGCTGCAGTCCGTGCCGGACGAGCCGACGGCGCTGGTCGCCAACCTGCCCTACAACGTCGCCGTACCGGTGCTGCTGCATCTGCTGGAACTGATGCCGTCACTGCGCCGGGGCCTGGTGATGGTGCAGGCCGAGGTCGCCGCACGGCTCGCAGCGTCGCCGGGATCGCGCACCTACGGCGTGCCGTCGGCAAAGACGGCTTGGTACGCCGAGGTCGCCCGCGCCGGAGCGGTGCCGCGCACCGTCTTCTGGCCCGCCCCCAACGTCGACTCCGGCCTGGTGTCCTTCCTCCGCCGTGATCCGCCCGCCGATGCGGACCGGGTGGCGACGTTCGCGGTGATCGACGCGGCGTTCGCCCAGCGGCGCAAGACCCTTCGCTCGGCCCTGGCCGGTTGGGCCGGGTCGCCCGCCCGCGCCGAGGCGGCGCTACACAGCGCCGGGATCGATCCGGGTCTGCGCGGCGAAGCGCTCGACATCGCGGCCTTCGCCCGCATTGCCGCCGTAGGGCCGCCCCCGTCCGGGAGCTAG
- a CDS encoding FGGY family carbohydrate kinase, translating into MNAASSPLVVGIDASTTAVKAVVYTATGRSVAVGRRSLPMAMPHPGWHEQDPRDWWSATLAALGDAVEQVDRTRIGAIGVTHQRESFACLDDAGDPIRPALLWVDGRAGAEIADYGTEAVHALSGKPPDVTPALYKLAWLRRHEPETLPRSHRVVDTGGYLLWRFTDRYATSVASADPLGLLDMRTRRWAPELLEIAGVDAGQLPALVAPGDIVGTLHPRLADELSLPARIPVVAGAGDGQCAGLGAAVTGPGPAYLNLGTAMATGIHLADYGWGRQFRTLINPLPTAYTGEMLLSSCTYLVRWLEEKFGGGSDDGVPDAETARAAADVPPGSDGLLTLPYWNSAQTPYWDPLARGAVVGWRGSHGRPHLYRSILESTALELRLQIDGLESWHDGEAGPITEFRAMGGGSRSDLWLQIVADVTRRPVQVCAEEEVSALGAAMLAAAAIGLHGEADIGAAAAAMASFTGVVEPADAEEAYEPLYAAYRRLYPQLAEIFPLLEKATSTAKGTA; encoded by the coding sequence ATGAATGCCGCGAGTTCGCCGCTGGTCGTCGGGATCGATGCCTCGACGACCGCGGTCAAGGCGGTGGTCTACACCGCCACCGGTCGGTCCGTCGCGGTCGGCCGGCGCAGCCTGCCGATGGCGATGCCCCACCCCGGCTGGCACGAGCAGGATCCGCGGGACTGGTGGAGCGCCACCCTGGCCGCACTCGGCGACGCCGTCGAGCAGGTCGACCGCACCCGGATCGGGGCGATCGGCGTCACCCACCAGCGGGAATCCTTCGCCTGCCTCGACGACGCCGGCGACCCGATCAGGCCCGCCCTGTTGTGGGTCGACGGCCGGGCGGGTGCGGAGATCGCCGACTACGGCACGGAGGCGGTGCACGCCCTGTCCGGGAAGCCGCCGGACGTGACGCCCGCCCTCTACAAGCTCGCCTGGCTGCGCCGGCACGAACCCGAGACGCTGCCCCGCAGCCACCGCGTCGTCGACACCGGTGGTTATCTGCTGTGGCGATTCACCGACCGCTACGCGACCAGCGTCGCGTCCGCCGACCCGCTGGGGCTGCTCGACATGCGCACCCGCCGGTGGGCACCCGAACTGCTGGAGATCGCCGGTGTCGACGCCGGCCAGCTCCCCGCGCTGGTGGCTCCCGGCGACATCGTCGGGACACTGCACCCACGGCTCGCCGACGAGCTCTCCCTGCCGGCGAGGATCCCCGTCGTCGCCGGTGCCGGGGACGGGCAGTGCGCCGGGCTCGGTGCCGCCGTCACCGGACCCGGGCCGGCATACCTCAACCTCGGTACGGCGATGGCCACCGGAATCCACCTGGCCGACTACGGGTGGGGCCGCCAGTTCCGCACCCTGATCAACCCGCTCCCGACGGCGTACACCGGCGAGATGCTGCTGTCGTCGTGCACCTATCTCGTGCGGTGGCTCGAGGAGAAGTTCGGCGGCGGCTCCGACGACGGGGTCCCGGACGCCGAAACGGCGCGGGCCGCGGCCGACGTACCGCCCGGGTCGGACGGTCTGCTGACCCTGCCCTACTGGAACAGCGCCCAGACGCCGTACTGGGATCCGCTGGCGCGCGGGGCGGTGGTGGGATGGCGCGGCAGTCACGGCCGCCCGCATCTCTACCGGTCGATCCTCGAGTCGACAGCGCTCGAGCTGCGGCTGCAGATCGACGGTCTCGAGTCGTGGCACGACGGCGAGGCAGGACCGATCACCGAGTTCCGCGCAATGGGCGGGGGGAGCCGGAGCGACCTGTGGCTGCAGATCGTCGCCGACGTCACACGGCGACCCGTGCAGGTCTGCGCGGAGGAGGAGGTGAGCGCGTTGGGCGCCGCGATGCTCGCCGCCGCCGCGATCGGGCTGCACGGGGAGGCGGACATCGGCGCCGCGGCTGCGGCCATGGCGTCGTTCACCGGAGTCGTCGAACCGGCCGACGCCGAGGAAGCCTACGAGCCGCTGTATGCGGCCTACCGCCGCCTGTATCCGCAACTCGCGGAGATCTTCCCGCTGCTGGAGAAGGCGACGTCGACCGCGAAGGGAACCGCATGA